CAATGAGTGCGAAAAATATCTTGTCTTGGTTATTGGGCCGCTTATAATATGGAATAACCTTAGGTAATATATAAGGTATATCGAGGCTACTGAAGACACTCATGACGTTTGTCGACAACAGTTATACGACATCAGTGACCTCTTTTCTAGCATGATTAGGCTGGTTGGATGCATGCGTTTCACTAGTTGCATCTCCGTGCATATCCAGAGTTGCAAGCGAGGGAGTGACCTGTGAGCAAAGCGACGCACCCTCACACGCTCAAACTCCCGCGTGAGGAACACGGATTGGCGACCTCGAAGGCAGCGACCAGACGGATACAGGGAATCCTTCCGGTGTTTCTGGAGAACAAGATCACGGAGGCGGAGGCCAATGGACTGGTCGTGCCGCTTGATGGCAGCATCGAATCGACGGTTGCGGCGGCGCTAGCTGTCGACGGTATCGGGGCCGACTACGTGACCGGACTGGTGATGCCGGTACAGCTAAGCGATGAAGGGCCTGCCCGGACGGCTGAAACCGTCGCGTCGCTGCTGGATATCGACTGTCACCGGCTCAACCTGCAGCCGGTACTGACGGCGTTCCAGCGGGTCGTCGGTGAAACCGGTGAGCCGACCGACGACCTCGTGGCGATGCAAAACGCCGGCGAACGCTTCCGGATGGCGTGTAAGTACTACGTCGCAAACACCAGAAACGAACTCGTCGTTGGGACGGTCTCCCGGACTGACCGACTGCTGGGTTCCGTTGCGAAACACGGCGAGAACGGCGTGGACCTGTCGCTGTTTGGCGACCTCTATCGAACTGAGATCGAGGCCCTTGCTGATGCGCTCGCGGTTCCATCGAACCTACTCGACCAGTCTTCACGTTTAATGGAGCACACTGGTGCAACTGATGCGGCGGAGCTGGGCATCGACCAGCGAGACCTCGACAGCATCCTCCACTTCGCGATTGATAGGGGCTGCTCCGCGTCGACAGTGGCCGACAAAGTCGGTGTTGGCGAATCTGTCGTCGAGCGAACGATTCAGTGGTGTGCCAGTACGCGCCACAAGCGACACACGCCACCAAAGCCCTCGATGGATAACTGATACTCTCGGCTGTCTGTCTGTGGCGTCTTTCGCCACCCAGGGGTCGCAAATCTCTCACAATATGGACGGCCAACAGTATGAGCCACACCGTGGTATTTCTGTGAGCAAAGCAGTTAACAGCTATACTCCGCGATTCTCACATCCATGCAGGCCGACCCCAAGGAGATAATCGATATCGGCGACAGGCTACTGTCGGAGTATCCTGAACTGTTTACTGAGCAGTACGAGACAAACACTCGTCTCGTTCAGCGACTTGCCAGCGTGGATTCGTTTCGTACACAAACCCGACTCACCAGATACATCACCCGCAAAAAACGGACACGGAACGGCTCGCAAAGCTGAGGTCACTACGAAGCACACGCGCCACACGGAGCGCCACACGTCTGTGGCCGGATTGTCTGCACTCGGCGTCCATCCCGATATGAGGACCTTCTTTATGTAGAGACCGTCTTGCAGGACGTATGTTACTCACTGGGACTGTCGTTTCGGATTCTGAGACCGTCCTGCAGGACGGAGCGGTCGTCGTTTCCGGGGACCGTATCGAGGCCGTGGGTTCCCGGGCCGAACTCGAATCGCAGTACGCTGACCACGAACACCAGTCATACGACGTGCTGTTGCCGGGGCTCGTCGGTGGCCACATCCATTCCGTACAGAGTCTCGGCCGCGGCATCGCCGACGATACGGAACTACTCGATTGGCTGTTCGACTACATTCTGCCGATGGAAGCCTCCCTCACGGCCGAGGAGATGGAAGTCGCGGCGAAACTGGGCTATCTGGAGATGATCGAAAGCGGGACCACGACCTGCATTGACCACCTGTCGGTCGCTCACGCGGACCGCGCCTTTGAAGCGGCGGGTGAGATCGGCATCCGCGGCGTGCTCGGGAAGGTGCTGATGGACCAGCGCTCGCCCGACGGCCTGCTAGAGGACACACAGGCCGCACTGGACGAATCTGAGCGACTGATTCAGCAGTATCACGGTGCCTATAACGACCGGATCCGGTACGCTGTCACACCCCGTTTTGCCGTCTCGTGTAGCGAGGCCTGTCTCCGTGGGGTGCGCGAACTCGTGGACAAATACGACGGTGTCCGCATCCACACCCACGCCAGTGAGAACCAGAGCGAAATCGAGACGGTGAAAGAAGACACTGGGATGCGAAACATCCACTGGCTTGACGAGGTGGGACTCACCGGGGAGGACGTTGTTCTTGCGCACTGTGTCTGGACCGACGAGAGCGAGCGCGAAGTCCTCGCAGAGACGGGGACTCACGTCACGCACTGCCCGTCCTCGAATATGAAACTCGCAAGTGGTATCGCACCGATCTGGGACTACCGTGACCGCGGTATCAACGTCGCAATCGGCAACGACGGACCGCCCTGTAACAACACCCTCGACGCCTTTACCGAGATGCGACAGGCAAGCCTCCTGCAGAAGGTTGACCAGCTAGACCCGACGGTGACACCGGCAGCCGAAATCTTCGAGATGGCGACGCGAAACGGTGCGAAAGCCGCCGGCTTCGAGGAACTCGGTGCAATCCGGGAGGGATGGCGCGCTGACATTGTCGGCCTCGATACGGACCTCACGCGGGCAACGCCGCTGCACGACGTACTCTCCCATCTGGTGTTTGCGGCCCACGGCGACGATGTCCGCTTCACGATGGTCGACGGGAACGTCCTCATGGAACAGGGTGAGGTAACCACTATCGACGCCGACGCCGTCCGCTCTCAGGCCTCGACGATGGGCCTTGAGATGGACCTCGAAGACGCACGCAAGTCCGCACAGGAACAGAAGCCCTGACGCGGGCCTGTTGGCTCTCGTCCGAATGTCAGCCGAGCCGCGTCCGCAACTGAGACCCGAGCCAGTCGCTCGTGACGACCAGCGCAAACACGGCAAGGATGGCGGTCGAGAGTTTTCCGTACTGCAACCGCTGAATGGTGATGACGAGATAGTATCCGACGCCACCCGCACCCACGAACCCGAGGATGGCGGCCGACCGAATGGTACACTCCCAGCGGTACAGCGTGTACGAGGCGATTGTGGGCGTCACCTGCGGAACCATCCCGTGACAGACCGCCTGCAGGCGAGTCGCACCACTTCCGGCAACCGCCTCGGTCGTCATCGGGTCCGTGTCTTCAAGGAAGTCGGCGTACAGTTTTCCCAGGACACCGGCGTTGTGAACTGCCAGCGCGAGAACGCCCGCAAACGGGCCGAGGCCGATAGCGGTAACGAACAGGAATCCCCAGACGATGCCGGGGACGGAGCGCAGAAAGCTGAGCACGGTTCGGCTGGCGTGATAGAGACCGCGTCCGACGGCAATACGGCCGGCTGAAGCGTTTCTGTATAGCGGGCCACGATGGGTGACGGTGGCGGCACTGGTCAGACCGAGTGGGACGGCGAGCGCGACAGCGAGTGTGGTTCCGACAACGCTGATAGCCAGGGTTTCGACGATAGCCCACAGCAGGCCATCCCGAAGGCTTCGTCCCAGCAGGTATTCACGGCCAGTCTCCGGTGGGAAGCCCTCGGCAACGAACGCGCCCATCTGCTCACGAGCACCGGCGGCGAACAGGGCCATCGGATCCACTTCGGCGATCCACGCCGCAGTCGCTAGAATGACACAGCCGCCGAGGAGTGTCGTGAGCTGGCCTTTCGAGAGTCCGGTCGCAGCGTGCTGGGCGGCATCTGGACCGCTATATTTTTCAGACATACCACGGAACCGGGATATCGCTCTCTTTCTCTGTTCCCGTTCGTTCGGCGTCGGTACCCGGCGTGGATGCTCCCGCCGCAAAGAGGGCATCCAGTTGGTCGTCGGTCACCGCCCGTGCGGGCGTATCAAACCTGACTCGGCCATCCGCCATGCCGACAATCCGGTCGAAGTGCTCCAGTGCCAGGTCGACCTCGTGAAGGACGGTGACCAGCAGTTCCCCGTCGAGGGCGGCGTCGAGAACGTCGATAACGTTCCGACGGGAGCTGGGGTCGAGGTTCGCTGTCGGTTCGTCGGCCAACACGACCTCGGCATCCTGCATGAGGGCCCGTGCGAAGGCGACCCGCTGGCGTTCGCCGGCACTCAACGATTTCACGGGGACATCAGCACGGCCAACTAGCCCGACAGCATCGAGTCGTTCGAGGGCTGGCTCTGGATGCTGGGGCAGCAGTGGCTCGATGAAGCCACGGAGCCAGGACAGGGCTCCGAGGCGTCCAGTGAGGACGTTCGACAGTGCTGTCCGCCGGTCCACGAGCGTCTCCCCCTGATACGCAAGCGTCGCGGTCGAACCCGTACTGCTGCTCCCGTCGAAGCGAACTGTTCCAACATCAGGCTGCAACGCGCCGGCTGCCAGCCTGAGAAGCGTGGTTTTGCCGGCTCCCGACGGGCCGATGACGGCGACCCGTTCACCGGCTTCCAGTTTGAGCGAGACATCCCGTACCGCAACTTTCCCGCCGAATCGCTTGGTGACACTATCGAAAACGAGCCCCTGGCCTGATTGTTTGCCCTCTGGCCGCGCTGTGTACTTGCTCTTCACCCGTCGCCTCCCCGTTCGATGCCAGCCATCTCGACGGCCGTTTCCAGCGAGGTGAACGCGTCGTGGCTCACCCCGACGTACTGGTCGACAGCCTGCTGGTCGAGAATGTCCGTTCGCCCTTTCGAATCGAGGGTCGTGAACGCCGTCTGCACAGCGTCCGCTGTCGTTGCCTCTAGCGACGGGGCAACGGCCCACGGGTAATCAGGGAAACCGGGGGTCCGCCAGAGCTCTTGTACCCCATCAACAGCGTCCTCTGCGAGTAGTCTGGCGTAGATGCGGGCGTTCAGGGCCCCGACGACACCGCTCGTCCGGCCGACTGTCGCTGCCGTTGCGTCGTGGGCACCGACGTGTGTGACCTGTGCGAACGCGTCGGTGTGTAGGCTGTACTCTGTCCGAAGGTGGTACGTCGGCATCACGGTTCCACTGGTCGAGAGCGGGTCGCCAAACACCAGTTCGGTCTCGCTTGCAGTCTCGACTACGTCTGCCATTCCTGTCAGGTCACTATCTGACGGGGCGATGAACACGGAGTGCCACTCTGTCTGTCCATTCCGTGACCCGACGGCGACTGGCTTTGCGCCTGCTCGATGATGCGCCAGAATGTACGATACACCACCGTAATAGGCAATATCGACCTGGCCCGCGACCATCGCCTGTACCATCCCGGCATAGTCAGCCGCTGTGCGTAGCTCGGTCTCGACGTCAAGTTCGGTCGCCAGATACGCCGCGAGTTCGGTGTTCTGTTCGATGGCGGTATCCGGGTCCACGTCGGGCACGATACCGACCGTCAGCGTCGGCGTTGCTGTCCCTCCGAGACAGCCTGACAGTGAGAGCGCTGCCGCTGTTCCCAGGAATTCACGCCTCGTGGGTCGCATTACGCTGTGATGCGAGTCGCCGGGCTTGAAAGTTGTGTGCGCCACATCCCGGCTGTGTGGCCCACGACAGCAGTGCGCGTCTGTCGGCCTCAGTCGTTCGTTGCGATGGCTTCGATTTCGACGCCGACACCCTTTGGCAGATTTGCGACCTCAACTGCGCTCCGGGCCGGCGGCGCTTCGTCGAAGAAGCCGGCATACGTGTCGTTCATGTCCTCAAAGTCGTCGATGTCATCAAGATAGACGGTCACCTTCAATACGTCACTCATCTCCAGCCCCTCAGATGCCAGCACCGCTTCGACGTTCGATAGCGCCTGTTCCGCCTGTGTCGCTATCGGTTTGTCGTCCAGCAGGTCGCCGTCGGGCGTCATCGGAATCTGGCCCGCGGTGAACACGAGCGAACCGTTTGTCGTTGCCTGACTGTACGCCCCGACTGCATCGGGTGCATCGGCCGTGCTGATAGTCCGTTTCATCAGCCGAGTGTTCCACCATCAGTGTCTTAAATTTACAGGCTGTCGCGGCGGTCGGTGAACTCGGCGAGGTCAGCATCGGTATCGATATCCCAGTGGACGCCGGGGTCCGAAACCTCGATGAACGCTGTCTTCTCGGTGGTCTCGATGATATCTCGACCGCCGCGGTCGCCGGAGACAGAGGCGAGCGAATCGAAATGGCAGTTGTCGAAAAGCACCGGATTACCCCGTCTCCCCTCGTGCTCGGGAACAACAACGGTTGCCGTTCCTGTACGGTACGCTTCGAGAAGCTCCTCGATGGTTTCGACGCGTACAAACGGCATATCGCCCAGCAAGAACAGGGCGGCGTCCCAGCCGGCCGAACGGGCAAACTCGACTCCATGTCGAACCGACGCACTCTGGCCGGTCGCGTACTCGTCGTTATGCTGAACTGAGAGCGAGAGGCCATCCAGCGCAGCAGCGACGGCCACTTTTTCGTGGCCGAGGACGGCGACAGCGTCCGACAGCGATGACTTGCAGGCGGTTTCGGTCACCTGTCGGACGACTGCTTTCCCATCGATAGTCGCCAGCAGTTTGTTACCCGACTCGTATCGAGAACTCCGCCCAGCAGCGAGGATGACACCGCCGACTCTGGTCCGATGTTGACCGCTCATACTACCCCTCGTCTCGCAACACTACCGGCTGTGCCCTCGCAGTCAGTCATCGCTGCTTCTCCTCTTGCACATCCGATCTTGAGACCTCTTCACAGATATCCGACGCGAACGATGTGATGACGCCCCGAGAACACCGCTCTGTCTGTGAAAGCGCGTGGGTGAGCACGTCAGTAGCGATACGCCGCTGTGGTTCGGTATCCGCTTTGTTGACTAGCGGTATCACAGACGCCTCGGCTGGCGCGTTTCGGAGGCCACCGTTGGGATGTGTGAGCACTGTCCCGACAGCCGCCGCAGTAATCGTGTCGCCCACACGAAGGCCGGTGATATCCGCGACCCGCTCCGGTCGATGGACCACGTCCGTCGTCAGCGCTTCACCGACGGCGGCGACTGAGGCGACCGGGACGACGTGGGTCGCTGTACTCGGGACGACTGGCTCTCCGTCGCTAGGCGCTTTGAACTCCCGCTTGCGTGCCCCGTCAGCCTTGACGAGAAGCCAGTCGAAGAGTCCGGCATCGGATAGCTGCTCCATCACACTCGCCTCGAATCCGCGAACCTTCCGGTTGACTCGCGCCGGATCGGCTACCTCCTCGCGAGCGACAGCAATCGGCGGGTCGCGCGTCTTGAGGTCGGTACGCCACCCGTCCGGGTCGGTGAGCGTCAGAGGCAGGTTGGGCGGGGGCGGCATCGCCGTCGTTGTCGTGTAGCCTACGTCGTATCCCTCGTCGGTCCCCTCAACGGTCAGTTTTCCCATCGCGGATTTCTTTCCGCCGGCCCCGACAAAGGCGACAGCGGCGCTGGAACCCAGGCCCAGCGCAGCAGCCAGATCCATACGCTCGCTCCGCGCAAGACACACAAATAGCTTACCGGCGCAACCACGTGTGGCGGCGATAGCGTTTTTGTGATCTAATGGCACACGTACCGGTATGGCCCGCGTAGACGTTCGTGGTGAAATCTGCCCCCGGCCAGCGCTCATTGTCCGGCAGGCGCTTTCGGACCTCGATACCGGCGAGACGCTCGTCGTTCGAGGTGATTACCCGCCGGCCGAAGAGAACCTCCGGCGGATGTGTACGACGCACGGCATCGACGTGACGACCGCGGAGACTGCTGGCGAGTCCGACGAGTTCGAACTGGAACTTCGGGTGACCGAGATGGCGTCGCTATCGGAGGCCTGAGTGTGGGACCCGACGCGGCGACTGACGATGACGACGAGACGACGCGCCTGACGGAGTACACGGAACTCCACGGCTGTTCCTGCAAAGTTGGCCAGAGCGACCTCGATTCGCTGCTCGCCGATGCCGGCCTCACCGGTGAGAGCGACGCGTTGCTGTTCGGCATTGGCGAGGACGCCGCTGCGCGGAAACTTACCGACGACCTCGCGCTGGTCTCGACGGTGGATTTCTTCACACCCATCGTCGACGACCCGTACGACTTCGGCCGTATCGCCGCCTGCAACGCCGCTAGCGATGCCTTCGCTACGGGTGCGGTCGAGAATGTCGACTGCTTGGTCGTCCTCGGACTCCCACGAGCACTAACCGAGAGCGCAGCGCCAATTCTCGCCGGCATGGCTGACGCACTGGACGCGATGGATGGCGTCATCGCCGGCGGTCACACCATTATGAGTCCGTGGCCCTTCGCCGGCGGGGCCATCTCGGCAACGGGGCGTCCCGACGCCCTCCTCACCTCGCAGGGAGCCAGTCCCGGCGACCGGCTCTACCTGACCAAACCGCTCGGGACACAGCCAGCTATGGGGGCGACCCGCGTGACTGACGAGCAGTTCGTCGAGACGGTCACCGACGCCACTGACCGGCCGCTCGACACCATTGCTTCGGAGGCTATTGCGTGGATGACCACACCGAACCGGGACGCAACAGTCGCGTGCCGCGAATACGCGACAGCCGCGACTGATATTACCGGCTTCGGCCTCGTCGGGCAGAGCCGCGTGGTGGCCGCCCGCTCGAACGTCGGTATCGAACTGACACATCTCCCGGTCATCACGGGAACGCCTGCCCTCTCGACGCTTTTCGGATACGGGCTGACTGCGGGCGAGAGCGCGGAGACCAGCGGGGGACTGTTCGTCTCCGTCCCGCCGACTGCGACTGACGCCGTCGAAACGGCGTTCGACGACGCCGGCGTGTTCTACCGTGCTGTCGGACGTGTTACGGCCGGACGCGGTGTCTCACTTTCGGACCCGACTATCGAAGAAGTCAGCCGCTAACGTCGATTAAGAGCCTTCTACCGCAACCGGAGCACTGCCTCTAGCACGCCACCGCCGAGACACAGTGCTTTGTCGGAGATTTTCGTTGGGTCGACAGACTCGCCACGAGGGTCGACATCGCCGAGTTTGGTGCCCTCGCTGACACTGAGGCCGCCGTGAACTAGGCCGCGAACCAGTCCATCTATCTCGGTTTCGACCGGCCGGTCGCCGACGGTGCCGACCACGTCGCCGGCTGTGACACTATCGCCGATGGCGACCGTCGGGGTCCACTCACCGTCTGTCGGGGCGCGAAGCACCCGCTCGTGAGTGTAGCCACGGCGTTCGCCGGGCTCGCCGTCGTATTCGCTTGCCGTCCCGTCGTAGAACACACGGCCGAGTTCGTGCCCGCGGTCCGTTTCGACGACTGCGTCTACGTCCTCTCCGGCCTCGAAACCGGGCCCCATCCCGACCACCACGTCGGCGTCTTCCCGGCGCGTACCGGTGTCGAACGCCCCTTTCGCCATAATCGCGTCGACAAGGACCGCCGCGTCGAGGTCGTCAGCGACAGTCGCCTCGGGGTCGACGAGTACCGGCACGACATCGTCGGCGAGCAGTTCGAGTGCCTCGTCGATGTCCGCTGCTGCACGGCCAGTGACTCCTTCGACTTCCACCTCGTCTTCGTACAGCGCCGCGCCGAAGGCGACCGCC
The Haloarcula marismortui ATCC 43049 DNA segment above includes these coding regions:
- a CDS encoding 30S ribosomal protein S17e, translated to MQADPKEIIDIGDRLLSEYPELFTEQYETNTRLVQRLASVDSFRTQTRLTRYITRKKRTRNGSQS
- a CDS encoding Rid family detoxifying hydrolase; the encoded protein is MKRTISTADAPDAVGAYSQATTNGSLVFTAGQIPMTPDGDLLDDKPIATQAEQALSNVEAVLASEGLEMSDVLKVTVYLDDIDDFEDMNDTYAGFFDEAPPARSAVEVANLPKGVGVEIEAIATND
- the phnE gene encoding phosphonate ABC transporter, permease protein PhnE, coding for MSEKYSGPDAAQHAATGLSKGQLTTLLGGCVILATAAWIAEVDPMALFAAGAREQMGAFVAEGFPPETGREYLLGRSLRDGLLWAIVETLAISVVGTTLAVALAVPLGLTSAATVTHRGPLYRNASAGRIAVGRGLYHASRTVLSFLRSVPGIVWGFLFVTAIGLGPFAGVLALAVHNAGVLGKLYADFLEDTDPMTTEAVAGSGATRLQAVCHGMVPQVTPTIASYTLYRWECTIRSAAILGFVGAGGVGYYLVITIQRLQYGKLSTAILAVFALVVTSDWLGSQLRTRLG
- the selD gene encoding selenide, water dikinase SelD; the protein is MGPDAATDDDDETTRLTEYTELHGCSCKVGQSDLDSLLADAGLTGESDALLFGIGEDAAARKLTDDLALVSTVDFFTPIVDDPYDFGRIAACNAASDAFATGAVENVDCLVVLGLPRALTESAAPILAGMADALDAMDGVIAGGHTIMSPWPFAGGAISATGRPDALLTSQGASPGDRLYLTKPLGTQPAMGATRVTDEQFVETVTDATDRPLDTIASEAIAWMTTPNRDATVACREYATAATDITGFGLVGQSRVVAARSNVGIELTHLPVITGTPALSTLFGYGLTAGESAETSGGLFVSVPPTATDAVETAFDDAGVFYRAVGRVTAGRGVSLSDPTIEEVSR
- a CDS encoding nucleotidyltransferase family protein: MSGQHRTRVGGVILAAGRSSRYESGNKLLATIDGKAVVRQVTETACKSSLSDAVAVLGHEKVAVAAALDGLSLSVQHNDEYATGQSASVRHGVEFARSAGWDAALFLLGDMPFVRVETIEELLEAYRTGTATVVVPEHEGRRGNPVLFDNCHFDSLASVSGDRGGRDIIETTEKTAFIEVSDPGVHWDIDTDADLAEFTDRRDSL
- a CDS encoding sulfurtransferase TusA family protein translates to MARVDVRGEICPRPALIVRQALSDLDTGETLVVRGDYPPAEENLRRMCTTHGIDVTTAETAGESDEFELELRVTEMASLSEA
- a CDS encoding phosphonate ABC transporter ATP-binding protein, whose amino-acid sequence is MKSKYTARPEGKQSGQGLVFDSVTKRFGGKVAVRDVSLKLEAGERVAVIGPSGAGKTTLLRLAAGALQPDVGTVRFDGSSSTGSTATLAYQGETLVDRRTALSNVLTGRLGALSWLRGFIEPLLPQHPEPALERLDAVGLVGRADVPVKSLSAGERQRVAFARALMQDAEVVLADEPTANLDPSSRRNVIDVLDAALDGELLVTVLHEVDLALEHFDRIVGMADGRVRFDTPARAVTDDQLDALFAAGASTPGTDAERTGTEKESDIPVPWYV
- the yqeC gene encoding selenium cofactor biosynthesis protein YqeC encodes the protein MDLAAALGLGSSAAVAFVGAGGKKSAMGKLTVEGTDEGYDVGYTTTTAMPPPPNLPLTLTDPDGWRTDLKTRDPPIAVAREEVADPARVNRKVRGFEASVMEQLSDAGLFDWLLVKADGARKREFKAPSDGEPVVPSTATHVVPVASVAAVGEALTTDVVHRPERVADITGLRVGDTITAAAVGTVLTHPNGGLRNAPAEASVIPLVNKADTEPQRRIATDVLTHALSQTERCSRGVITSFASDICEEVSRSDVQEEKQR
- a CDS encoding 5'-deoxyadenosine deaminase, whose translation is MLLTGTVVSDSETVLQDGAVVVSGDRIEAVGSRAELESQYADHEHQSYDVLLPGLVGGHIHSVQSLGRGIADDTELLDWLFDYILPMEASLTAEEMEVAAKLGYLEMIESGTTTCIDHLSVAHADRAFEAAGEIGIRGVLGKVLMDQRSPDGLLEDTQAALDESERLIQQYHGAYNDRIRYAVTPRFAVSCSEACLRGVRELVDKYDGVRIHTHASENQSEIETVKEDTGMRNIHWLDEVGLTGEDVVLAHCVWTDESEREVLAETGTHVTHCPSSNMKLASGIAPIWDYRDRGINVAIGNDGPPCNNTLDAFTEMRQASLLQKVDQLDPTVTPAAEIFEMATRNGAKAAGFEELGAIREGWRADIVGLDTDLTRATPLHDVLSHLVFAAHGDDVRFTMVDGNVLMEQGEVTTIDADAVRSQASTMGLEMDLEDARKSAQEQKP
- the phnD gene encoding phosphate/phosphite/phosphonate ABC transporter substrate-binding protein, with protein sequence MRPTRREFLGTAAALSLSGCLGGTATPTLTVGIVPDVDPDTAIEQNTELAAYLATELDVETELRTAADYAGMVQAMVAGQVDIAYYGGVSYILAHHRAGAKPVAVGSRNGQTEWHSVFIAPSDSDLTGMADVVETASETELVFGDPLSTSGTVMPTYHLRTEYSLHTDAFAQVTHVGAHDATAATVGRTSGVVGALNARIYARLLAEDAVDGVQELWRTPGFPDYPWAVAPSLEATTADAVQTAFTTLDSKGRTDILDQQAVDQYVGVSHDAFTSLETAVEMAGIERGGDG
- the nadE gene encoding NAD(+) synthase, whose product is MSKATHPHTLKLPREEHGLATSKAATRRIQGILPVFLENKITEAEANGLVVPLDGSIESTVAAALAVDGIGADYVTGLVMPVQLSDEGPARTAETVASLLDIDCHRLNLQPVLTAFQRVVGETGEPTDDLVAMQNAGERFRMACKYYVANTRNELVVGTVSRTDRLLGSVAKHGENGVDLSLFGDLYRTEIEALADALAVPSNLLDQSSRLMEHTGATDAAELGIDQRDLDSILHFAIDRGCSASTVADKVGVGESVVERTIQWCASTRHKRHTPPKPSMDN